The Bubalus bubalis isolate 160015118507 breed Murrah chromosome 16, NDDB_SH_1, whole genome shotgun sequence genome window below encodes:
- the LRRC4C gene encoding leucine-rich repeat-containing protein 4C produces the protein MLNKMTLHPQQIMIGPRFNRALFDPLLVVLLALQLLVVAGLVRAQTCPSVCSCSNQFSKVICVRKNLRDVPDGISTNTRLLNLHENQIQIIKVNSFKHLRHLEILQLSRNHIRTIEIGAFNGLANLNTLELFDNRLTTIPNGAFVYLSKLKELWLRNNPIESIPSYAFNRIPSLRRLDLGELKRLSYISEGAFEGLSNLRYLNLAMCNLREIPNLTPLIKLDELDLSGNHLSAIRPGSFQGLMHLQKLWMIQSQIQVIERNAFDNLQSLVEINLAHNNLTLLPHDLFTPLHHLERIHLHHNPWNCNCDILWLSWWIKDMAPSNTACCARCNTPPNLKGRYIGELDQNYFTCYAPVIVEPPADLNVTEGMAAELKCRASTSLTSVSWITPNGTVMTHGAYKVRIAVLSDGTLNFTNVTVQDTGMYTCMVSNSVGNTTASATLNVTAATTTPFSYFSTVTVETMEPSQDEARTTDNNVGPTPVIDWETTNVTTSLTPQSTRSTEKTFTIPVTDINSGIPGIDEVMKTTKIIIGCFVAITLMAAVMLVIFYKMRKQHHRQNHHAPTRTVEIINVDDEITGDTPMESHLPMPAIEHEHLNHYNSYKSPFNHTTTVNTINSIHSSVHEPLLIRMNSKDNVQETQI, from the coding sequence ATGTTGAACAAGATGACCTTACATCCACAGCAGATAATGATAGGTCCTAGGTTTAACAGGGCCTTATTTGACCCCCTGCTTGTGGTGCTGCTGGCTCTTCAACTTCTTGTGGTGGCTGGTCTGGTGCGGGCTCAAACCTGCCCTTCCGTCTGCTCCTGCAGCAACCAGTTCAGCAAGGTGATTTGCGTTCGGAAAAACCTACGTGATGTTCCAGATGGCATCTCCACCAATACCCGGCTGCTGAACCTCCATGAGAACCAAATCCAGATCATCAAAGTGAATAGCTTCAAACACTTGAGGCACCTGGAAATCCTACAGTTGAGTAGGAATCATATCAGAACAATTGAAATCGGGGCCTTCAATGGTCTGGCAAACCTCAACACGCTGGAACTCTTTGACAATCGTCTTACGACCATCCCGAATGGAGCTTTTGTATATTTGTCTAAACTGAAGGAGCTCTGGTTGCGAAACAACCCCATCGAAAGCATCCCTTCTTATGCTTTTAACAGAATCCCTTCTTTGCGCCGGCTAGACTTAGGGGAATTGAAAAGGCTTTCATACATCTCAGAAGGTGCCTTTGAAGGTCTGTCTAACTTGAGGTATTTGAACCTTGCCATGTGCAATCTCCGAGAAATCCCTAACCTCACGCCGCTCATAAAACTAGATGAGCTGGATCTTTCTGGGAATCATCTATCTGCCATCAGGCCTGGCTCTTTCCAGGGGTTGATGCACCTTCAGAAACTGTGGATGATACAGTCCCAGATTCAAGTGATTGAACGGAATGCCTTTGATAACCTTCAGTCACTGGTGGAGATCAACCTGGCACACAACAATCTGACATTACTGCCTCATGACCTCTTCACACCCTTGCATCATCTAGAGCGGATACACTTACATCACAACCCCTGGAACTGTAACTGTGAcatcctgtggctcagctggtggaTAAAAGACATGGCCCCCTCCAATACAGCTTGCTGTGCCCGGTGTAACACCCCTCCCAATCTGAAAGGGAGGTACATTGGGGAGCTTGACCAGAATTATTTCACATGCTATGCTCCTGTCATTGTGGAGCCCCCAGCAGACCTCAATGTCACTGAAGGCATGGCAGCTGAGCTGAAATGTCGGGCCTCCACGTCCCTAACCTCCGTATCTTGGATTACTCCAAACGGAACAGTCATGACACATGGGGCATATAAAGTGCGGATAGCTGTGCTCAGTGATGGCACGTTAAACTTCACGAATGTAACCGTGCAAGATACAGGCATGTACACATGTATGGTGAGTAATTCTGTGGGAAATACCACCGCTTCAGCCACCCTGAATGTTACCGCAGCAACCACTACTCCCTTCTCTTACTTTTCAACTGTCACGGTAGAGACTATGGAACCTTCTCAGGATGAGGCACGGACCACAGATAACAATGTGGGTCCCACTCCGGTGATCGACTGGGAGACCACTAACGTGACCACCTCCCTCACGCCACAGAGCACAAGGTCAACAGAAAAGACATTCACCATCCCTGTGACTGATATAAACAGTGGGATCCCAGGAATTGATGAGGTCATGAAGACTACCAAAATCATCATTGGCTGTTTTGTGGCCATCACACTCATGGCTGCAGTGATGCTGGTCATTTTCTACAAGATGAGGAAGCAGCATCATCGGCAAAACCATCATGCCCCAACGAGGACTGTTGAAATTATTAATGTGGATGATGAGATTACAGGAGACACGCCCATGGAAAGCCACCTGCCCATGCCTGCGATTGAGCATGAGCACCTCAATCACTATAACTCTTACAAATCTCCTTTCAACCACACAACAACAGTTAACACAATAAATTCAATACACAGTTCAGTGCATGAACCGTTATTGATCCGGATGAACTCTAAAGACAATGTCCAGGAGACTCAAATCTAA